From the Astyanax mexicanus isolate ESR-SI-001 chromosome 12, AstMex3_surface, whole genome shotgun sequence genome, the window ATTTAAATGCAagttacagctgcaggtcttttggggtttgtctctactagatttgtgcatctagagactgagatttttgctcattcttctttacaaaccAACTGCTGTGATCAGCTATTTTATGTCTTCCCAGTCTCAAATCTTTCGCAACCTCcaaccaggtttttttttttacagaattgtgaATATTGCAATAATTGTGAACAAAAATTATACATGTTTTTCAAaattgtagtaaaataaaaacttgagtCTTACATGCAAAAGTAGTCACCTCCCTTttctctaaaacccctaaataaaatccagagcAATCAATTGCCTTTAGAAGTAATTTAATTAACagagttaatagagtccagctgtgtgtaatttagtctcagtataaatactccTGATAGCCTCAGGTGGTTTGTTAGAGAgtactagtgaacaaacagcgcCATGAAGACATGAAGGAAATAAAGGAAGTCACCAGACatgtcagagataaagttgtggagaagaagtttaaagcagggttaggttattaggttataaaacatatcccaagcatTGAGCATCCCAACAAGCACTGTTCCACACATCAtcaaaaaaaagtattctacaactgtaaacctaccaagatatggccatggtccacccaactgacagatcaaggagcaagaagagcactggtcagagaagcagccaagaggcccatggtcactctggaggagctgcagagatccacagctcaggtagaAGAATTTGAACAAgctgtgcactccacaaatcaccttccagcaagacgatgaccctaaacatacagccaaagtCTCCAGTGAAAGTCTCAAAAGCtaaatcccatttttttttactgtggctAGACCCTCTCTATCTCACCTGGCAGAGCTTCAGTCTCTAAATTTTAGTCTCTAGATGCTCAAAGCTGGTAGAGGCATACCCCAAAAGATGTGCAGCTGTAATTACAGCAAAAGGTAGCTCTacaaagtattgatatagggggtatgaatacttttgcacaacaCACTTTTTCCAGAATTTTATGttattaaatttataaaaagGTGCCTCAATAGAAGGCTatagtggtgctaatgttatggctggtcaaCAGATTGTCAGTAATAAttccacaatatttttattggaagaagataaacagaaaaaaaacgtttggtaaacatacagtaaattaattatattaaaagatTATAAGGCCAAATCTGACTAAAATCGGGTGCGTCCATTATAATGTATTACAAACTATAGGTGaaaatttaaaatattgataatttAGTCAATTATTTATTGCAGATCCGTCAGAAAAATCAATTTAATCAAGCATTCAAATGAAATTGAGTAATTGTGACAGCCCTAGTCCTTTTCCAGAAGACTTTTCCAGAAAGATAGATAAATcagtagatagataaatatctcTGGTAAAATCTGTAGTGATCTATACTGATGAACGCTCACTGACTGATACAGGGAATACTGGCTCTGTGGGCATACAGGAAACTGTAATGACCTTCTGTCCCTCAGCCTGAGCTGACAGCAGCACTGCAGAGAGGGAATAATGTCTCTCCCTCCAGAGATGGACGATTCTGAGCATGGAGGATACGGTTGCCGGGTGACGGTTGCCAGGTGACTGTTTCTATGCAGAGAGGAGAGATTATGTAAGCAGTGCAGTCAGGGGGTGATGTCATGCTGAGGGGGTGGAGGCTCCGAGCTCCTCTCACAccatctttcttctttctctcaggGAGGAGAGGACATGATGCGAAAGGGAaccatctgagagagagagaaaaaagagagagagagagagagaaaaggaaagacaaaaagagagagagagacaagagagagagagatatcagtCATGGGTGAAAGGAACGTAATGGAGGAAGATTAAAGCAGTGGGGGAGATAACAGGACATAATAAGATGGGAAAAAGAGATAGGAAATGAAAAATAATGAGAggaaaaagtgaaagagagagagagagagagagagagagacatcaaaGTCAACATATTCTCAGTttgcaggaaaaaataaaataggggtaacactttaaaataagactatccttataaaggtttattaatggtttaaataaataaattagattattaattattatttataaaaaaacatagataagcagttacaacagatcaattaaaaaaagacaacAGTGAtttgttgtttgcttagtcatttaatagaatgtaataatgtaatttatagtaattagttaaacatacttacaattatattaatatgacaagtttacagctgattggtaaaaaaaaaaaaaaacacagagtaatatcactgttgccatttctatttatgtgtcgttatttattttttaactgcttattaatgggttttacaGTTTTTGCAACCTAATAAAAGCCATTAATAAACcatctataaaccctttataaaggtaggctTATTTCAAAGTGGTACCAGAATACGATAAATGCATTTACTTTCATGTCCCCCTCTGAAACCTAGTGCAGATAGTGTAAAAGACTCCAGTACCTGATGCACGTCATCCATCAGCAGCCTACGCCTCCAGTAACAGCCCAGTCACTGAACAAGAGGAGGAGAATCTGACATTAATGAAGTTAAATTACAGCCCAAATTGAATTTCTTTCATTTCAAACtgaaacacactgaaacacaaagCTCTGCATTTACAGGAGATGTAcacgtcagctcacagacgccctgtgctgtggacatcaccctaggagtgatgtggggagaaaacgccatctacccacctggagggagcagggccaattttgctccctctgaacgccggcagcttgatggcaaagctgcgtgAGCTGGGGTTCTAACCTGcgactcatagtggcagcgctttagaccactggaccacccaGCGTTAAGTTACTTTGTATTTAAACATCAAAGCACATTGTTTTTAACCCGTGTAAATGAGTTTTACAAagtaaatctgaaaaaataaataaaaattaaaaataaataaaactactgGCATGGCCACATCCACTAATCACTAATTTAATTGGCCACTGCTGGTTTAGGGTTTAAAAAAGGCACTTCTGGGTTTGGTGATGGATATACAAGCCTTGATGAGTAGTAACACATGAGTAAAACAAACAAGTTAAGCATGTTTATCAGAACCCAGGAATTTCTGTTTGATCTCAGAGAAGGCAGAAGCGAGGTTGATACAGTAGTACCAAGTCCCATCAATTCGTCCATTACTTTGAGGATACTACCTTAAAAGGGGTACATTACTGGGCATTCCAATATCAGATGAAAAAAAGTACCAGTCCCTGTACAGCATTTCCAACATAAAAAGTCTGGAGGCGTCCAATTGTAATCATCAATAGAGCAACTTAAGTCCTTCTGCTATAATATTTTGAGATTTTTGCACATGTTGCTGTTTAACTGATtctataaaatggtaaaatgtttcTATAAAATGTTGATGCTTTATGTGCCGCATATTGTACCctaaaatattttgtataagtATTACTATCTTcgtcattatttttttctttgatacTGTGACTaatttgtaaataaaattaaaaaatcccTATTATCTTCACAgtcatacttttttttaataccaaTATATGTAACATATAGTTACTAACTGAataaattaatatgaataaaaaagaataaaacgtGTGTTTACCCTCACCATCCTTGGCGTCGTCAGGGAGCAGAGCGTCTTGCCGGTTGCCGAGGACGAAGGCGAGTGTGGACAGGATCCCAGCGTCCAGCACTCCCAGCATGGCCAGTATGTAGGCCCAGTGAACACTGCAGTTCCCTGAAGAGAAACTGGTTACACTGTCCCCACACAGCGCCCGCATCTCCGCACACTCCCAGGAGTCCGGGAACAACACACACGCCAGCGCCAGACAGAAACCtgcacacgtatacacacacagaatGAAGATATATCACAATCAGCCTCAACATAAGACctgcttaaaaaaattataaacattttctagccttttaaagcttttaaagcttttactgtggtaatttcctTTTTAACAGCGCCCTCCCTGATCCGACATATAGCCTCTGATCTgacatctcaccgctatcagatcAGAGGCACAATGTGCTGCTgcagttcagccaatcagctctccctcatgctccacctctaaacccatacatcatccactCCCATTTTTTAACCACAGTTGAACAGTTTGAGTTTGTATTCAGTAGTAGGTAAACATCTGGCTTCTATAACCTTTAGATGAGCACCTGAACATGGCATATGTATCTACGTATCAAAACTCAACTCATAGAGGCCTTGCTAATTAATTAAttctcattaattaattaattgaagtTTACTTTTACACTGGAAGTCTCCATTGCCACCTTCACACCTCATGTGTTTATCTGATTTATTGTCCTTTCTGAAATTTACATTAAGAAGTTCAACTGACAATTTTTTATCGAACTTGGCAACctcttattcattattttaaccaATTATCACATTTGTCTATAAACTGACTAATTATTGAGagcctctatctatctatctatctatctatctatctatctatctatctatctatctatctatctatattaatCGATCATATTGTGTGCCTACCATactcattttaactttttttcattattattattattattattattattattattattattattattattattattatcattattattgttttaatattactttattttctattcacatttatatgttttacagtgtattttattgtttagcTTAAAAATGCTACTtatctcctctctttttttttatattctcatTAGACCAACAATGTGAAAATGTTGTGTAGGGGAAAATGTATGTTAACATTGTTTTGTGATTATTTGCACTGTAACTTAATATAATctccaataaaataaataattgatgttTGTTAGAGCAGGTAAATCCCTCTCACCTGCAGTCAGCTGCAGCCAGGCGCAGATTTTGTAGACCGTGGCTGCGTTGCAGAAGCGGAACAGACACAGGCAGCCCACGCTGGCCCACACCATGGTCAGGGACATGCAGACCAGCACAGCTGGAGACTGGAAGGCCGGCAGGGGGGTCAGGGTGCGCAGGGACCCCCTGCACTCCGGCACGGGCCAGTCCGACTCCACACACACCTCGAACAGACCCAGGGTCCCGGTCTGAGGGGGCGTACCCCCGCCCCGATAGCGCAGCTCCCTCGTGCCCACCCAGGACggctggatgaggatgaccaccTCGATGACGGCGAAGCAGAGCGTGCACACGGCCCACAGCACGCCCACGGCCCGCGCGCTGCGGATAAACTCCGTCTGATACAGCCGGGCCACCTCCGTCGCGTGGGGCTGCATGACCACTGCACAGACCTGAGACAATAATACTCAGATTAATTAAaagtttatatatttacagtggcttgcaaaagtattcaaaccccttgaacgtaaatttattttatattttgtcagcttacaaccacaaacattaaaaaaagaaaaactttttaGGGAAATTTAAGTGTTTAAGACGAACACAAAGAAGCACATAGTTGTGAAATGGACCGAaaacaatacatgttttttagtttgaattaaaaacaaatctgaggagtgtgacgtgcaaaagtattcagcccctctATATCAATAGAAGtggagccacctttcactgcaatttacagctgcaagtcttttggggtttttttctctaccagctttgtaCATCTGGAGACAGAGATTTTTGCtcgttcttctttacaaaacagctcaagctcagccagtaacaaaaatgatacatgtttttttatgttaattacataacaacaaaacaaatctggcctttatgaaaaGGTGACAAGAAACCCATTGCTGAAAGACGTAAGAAATTGAatattttggcctaaatgcaaagtgtTATAAATGTGTCAGAGAAGCAACACTCTGCTCATTACCCTGAACACTACATTAtcaccactgtgaaacatggtggtggcagcatcatgctgtgggctgcttttcttcagcagagacagggaagctggtcaaaAGTTGAATTAAATACTGGACTGGAACCATATCTTCTTTAGGGACAAAagcaggttctgtttgggattgCCTGATTATTGGGTTTGAGGGTGGAGGCCTGGTAGTCGGTCACACCTAGTAGAGATTTGAGGGACATTAACAGTTCTGCAGAACATCCTGCATATTGTTGCTCTCcattgaaaaacatgtatctataaaagtgcaactttacaggagagagataaaaccttcttaacgtTCAATGGAAGTCTATATAAAAAGTCTCTATTGGTCCATTGGAGATATTGACACAGTAtaagtagtaaattaaaaatcggcaaaaatggagatactattTATTGGACAGCTACAGTATGCTGCCTTTTATGGAAGGGCTTCCAActggtatttttcagcaggataatgcacatccacacacagcaagggattCCACCAGACTTATTGACAAATTGAGCATTTATATGACCAGCTGGGACACCAGTTTGGGTAGTTTTTGATctatgagtgtgcaggatctacaggttcAACTGCAACATATGTGAGCAAATGTGACCAAGCGTatttcatcttgtatccaggctagagatGGCCCAACATGGTTCTAGGGCTTTGTTTCAATGCATTGTTTTTGCCAATAAACAACTCTTTTTACTCTAATAATGTAATTACTTAGATAGATctgcattttattcaaacatgtaAAGTTTTATTTGAGTCCtgcatctctttctttttttaaacaattcaaGACAAGACACATGCATTACATGGTCCCAgtgataaacagtgataatacaaGAAGTATGTGGTTAAAAAGAGCTTTAAAGCTATAAACTCTGCAGACAAAAGGTTGTATTGTATTATTAAACAATGCAAGATAAATTGCAGTGCAACACTAATGGCATGAAGACCCCCACAATGCTTCAAAACACGGTGGAGGGGGGTCGAGGGGGGATGAATCAGATACACACTCGGCTGAATGAGAGAGGAACGATGATGCTCAGTGATgaagaagacaagacaagacaacacaaACATGCCGGTCATGTGAACGAGCAGATGAGGGTGAGGACGAtaagatgaggatgatgaggaagaTGATGAGGATGAaaatcacctctctctctctctttctctctcttctgctgGCCGCTGGTCTGTGGTTCTCCCTCTCAAGAAGCGAAGGACAAAAAAAGCAtcacattaaaaaacacatcaaaattCAGCTGTGCAGAGCCGCATTACGGGCgagcgagcgagggagggagaggggtacaaaaaaataaaaaagagagagagagagaaaaaatgcaaTGAAGAGAtcctgtcctcctcctcctct encodes:
- the lhfpl4b gene encoding LHFPL tetraspan subfamily member 3 protein isoform X1, with the protein product MQPHATEVARLYQTEFIRSARAVGVLWAVCTLCFAVIEVVILIQPSWVGTRELRYRGGGTPPQTGTLGLFEVCVESDWPVPECRGSLRTLTPLPAFQSPAVLVCMSLTMVWASVGCLCLFRFCNAATVYKICAWLQLTAGFCLALACVLFPDSWECAEMRALCGDSVTSFSSGNCSVHWAYILAMLGVLDAGILSTLAFVLGNRQDALLPDDAKDGEVTGLLLEA
- the lhfpl4b gene encoding LHFPL tetraspan subfamily member 3 protein isoform X2 codes for the protein MQPHATEVARLYQTEFIRSARAVGVLWAVCTLCFAVIEVVILIQPSWVGTRELRYRGGGTPPQTGTLGLFEVCVESDWPVPECRGSLRTLTPLPAFQSPAVLVCMSLTMVWASVGCLCLFRFCNAATVYKICAWLQLTAGFCLALACVLFPDSWECAEMRALCGDSVTSFSSGNCSVHWAYILAMLGVLDAGILSTLAFVLGNRQDALLPDDAKDVTGLLLEA